A window of the Brassica napus cultivar Da-Ae chromosome C5, Da-Ae, whole genome shotgun sequence genome harbors these coding sequences:
- the LOC106374772 gene encoding uncharacterized protein LOC106374772 gives MANFIVTSEMEYRVVRFNVAAGTLSNLVVRMVDCERTISRWLNGNEVITYYHRHDTPRHPLGPYEQINHTTEGWRVDTQEELRQRIATDLFNDYDQGWNYNWEPLAAFLSAHVHGAGGGGANFNLEVETVVVDQAVADQNQPYWQPYFAQDDYVDLANRQRVPNACPICYESIANPGARIGLECGHVYCKACIYQWIWRRTDCPTCRGGVLW, from the coding sequence ATGGCCAACTTTATTGTGACCAGCGAAATGGAATACCGTGTTGTAAGATTCAACGTAGCTGCTGGTACTTTGAGCAACCTTGTCGTAAGGATGGTCGACTGCGAACGCACAATAAGTCGTTGGCTCAATGGGAACGAAGTCATAACATACTATCACCGTCATGATACTCCCCGCCATCCCCTTGGACCTTACGAGCAAATCAATCATACGACGGAAGGATGGCGTGTAGACACGCAAGAGGAGCTTCGTCAACGTATTGCTACCGATCTTTTCAATGATTACGATCAGGGTTGGAACTACAATTGGGAACCCCTTGCTGCATTCTTGTCTGCACATGTACATGGCGCAGGTGGTGGAGGAGCAAATTTCAACCTCGAAGTTGAAACAGTGGTGGTTGATCAAGCAGTGGCGGACCAAAACCAGCCTTACTGGCAACCTTACTTTGCACAAGACGATTACGTCGACTTAGCTAATAGGCAGCGTGTTCCCAATGCATGTCCTATATGCTATGAGAGTATAGCCAACCCCGGAGCGCGGATAGGGTTAGAATGCGGTCACGTGTATTGCAAGGCATGCATCTACCAATGGATTTGGAGAAGAACTGATTGCCCGACGTGCAGAGGTGGAGTACTATGGTGA
- the LOC106376708 gene encoding aspartate--tRNA ligase 1, cytoplasmic-like — translation MMAIGVKSSCRQGDIMSSSNDSCQKFTGEEMVEPEVLEESGEKMSKKAAKKRAATLKKRLYRKKEREEATSSSSSLPEDESFSSNYGDVTPKSAAGRSWREAVEGKELTDVSYLVEEIVGSEVSLRGRVHNHRLVAKILFVILRESGFTVQCVVEEARVGTSMLNFVKQLSHESVVELIGLVSLPKKPLTATSQQVEIHVTKMYCLSRSLLNLPLAVVDAARSEADIEKSVKDGKPAARVLQDTRLNNRPLDLRTPANQALFRIQCHVQIAFREFLLSKGFLEIHTPKLMAGSSEGGSAVFRLDYKGQPACLAQSPQLHKQMAICGDMRRVFEVGPVFRAEDSFTHRHLCEFVGLDVEMEIRMHYSEIMDLVGDLFPFIFTKIEERCPKELESVRRQYPFHSLKFLPQTLRLTFAEGIQMLKEAGEEVDPLGDLNTESEKKLGQLVLEKYKTEFYMLHRYPSAVRPFYTMPCEDDSNYSNSFDVFIRGEEIISGAQRIHDPELLEKRARECGIDVKTISTYIDAFRYGAPPHGGFGAGLERVVMLLCALNNIRKTSLFPRDPKRLAP, via the exons ATGATGGCTATTGGGGTTAAGTCATCTTGTCGTCAAGGAGACATCATGTCGTCATCCAACGACAGTTGTCAGAAATTTACTGGAGAAGAGATGGTGGAACCAGAGGTTTTGGAGGAATCTGGAGAGAAGATGAGCAAGAAAGCAGCAAAGAAGAGAGCCGCTACACTGAAGAAGAGGTTGTACCGTAAAAAGGAACGAGAAGAAgccacatcatcatcatcttctcttcCGGAGGATGAATCGTTTTCCAGCAACTACGGTGACGTGACTCCTAAGTCGGCTGCAGGTAGAAGCTGGAGAGAGGCTGTTGAAGGAAAAGAGTTGACTGATGTGAGCTACTTGGTTGAAGAGATTGTGGGGTCAGAGGTTTCCCTCAGAGGTCGAGTGCACAATCATCGCTTAGTCGCTAAAATATTGTTTGTGATCTTGAGGGAAAGTGGATTCACGGTTCAATGCGTCGTGGAGGAGGCCAGAGTTGGTACAAGCATGCTTAATTTTGTCAAGCAGCTGAGTCATGAATCCGTTGTTGAGCTTATCGGTCTCGTCTCTCTCCCTAAGAAGCCTCTCACAGCAACCTCTCAGCAG GTTGAAATACATGTCACAAAAATGTACTGCCTCAGCAGATCCTTGCTAAATTTACCACTtgctgtggtggatgctgctcgAAGTGAAGCAGATATTGAAAAATCTGTCAAG GATGGCAAACCAGCTGCTCGTGTCCTTCAGGACACGCGTTTGAATAATAGGCCTCTTGACCTCAGAACACCGGCTAATCAAGCCCTCTTCCGTATTCAGTGCCATGTCCAAATT GCGTTCAGAGAATTCTTACTATCCAAGGGGTTTCTTGAAATCCACACACCGAAATTGATGGCTGGCAGTAGTGAAGGAGGTTCCGCTGTATTTAGGTTGGACTACAAAGGGCAGCCTGCTTGTCTGGCTCAGTCTCCTCAGCTTCATAAGCAGATGGCCATATGTGGTGACATGCGACGCGTCTTTGAGGTTGGCCCTGTTTTCAGAGCGGAAGACTCTTTCACTCATAGACACCTGTGTGAATTCGTGGGTCTTGATGTGGAGATGGAGATACGAATGCACTACTCTGAG ATAATGGATCTTGTGGGGGACTTGTTTCCGttcattttcacaaaaatagaagAAAGGTGCCCAAAGGAACTTGAATCTGTCAGAAGGCAATACCCTTTTCACTCTTTGAAG TTTCTTCCGCAAACATTGAGACTAACCTTTGCAGAAGGGATTCAAATGCTTAAG GAAGCTGGCGAAGAGGTTGATCCTCTTGGTGATTTAAACACAGAATCTGAGAAGAAACTTGGGCAGCTTGTTCTGGAAAAGTACAAGACAGAGTTCTACATGCTGCATCGCTATCCATCGGCTGTCAGACCGTTCTACACGATGCCATGTGAAGACGATTCTAACTACAGCAACTCATTCGATGTCTTCATCAGAG GAGAGGAGATCATCTCAGGAGCTCAACGTATCCATGACCCAGAACTCTTGGAGAAGCGTGCAAGAGAATGCGGCATTGATGTCAAGACAATATCCACATACATCGATGCATTCAG GTATGGTGCACCGCCTCATGGTGGATTTGGAGCGGGGCTGGAGCGTGTGGTAATGCTCTTATGTGCCCTCAATAACATCCGCAAAACTTCTCTATTCCCTCGTGACCCAAAAAGGCTTGCTCCCTAA